The following is a genomic window from Mustela erminea isolate mMusErm1 chromosome 14, mMusErm1.Pri, whole genome shotgun sequence.
GGCGAGTTTTAGAGACTTGGCGCAAATTTAACAAACGAGAGCTCGTATTGATAATGTGTCTTGTCAAACCTGTTGTTTTATTGACTGACTTGCTAGCTTCAGCATCAATACGAGGAGGCAGGCCTAAGAAGGTTTCTTGTCCTTCCAGCCTGAGGTTTTTCAGAGTCCGGTCTATCCGCCTGTCAGTTGCTCCACAAAGAGGCGTCTCCGCTAGACACTTTTCCTGACATTTTTTATGGCAAACATAAGCACAGAACATACACTGGGAAGCAGCTTTAGTCCACACTTTTTTCTTACAGTAATCACACCAAGTTGGGTTCTGGAACTGAGTATCCTGGAAACTATGCTTATTTTCTGTTAAACCCATCTGTCCAACTAGCTGCTCCTCTTTAGGTAGGGCAGAAACCTCTTCGACCAAatggagttctttttctttctcggAGTTAGTAACTATCGGGTGGTCTGGTTCTCCTTCTTTCAGGTATTTGAAGTGAATGGTAATGTCACCAAAGCAAAATTTGTCATTGAAGCCCTTCTGCATACTCAGATTGCGCAGCGCGGTTCTCGTCACCATTGCCTTAGGTGAGGGGGCTTCCAGTCTGAACTTGGAGAAGTATTCCATGTTTGAtgtagccaggcaccccaaagccaCCTCTTCAAGTTTTAAGCTGACATGCCCCAAACAGATAAGACCCCCTAACTTGAAAGGATCTCTGCACCATAGTGCAATGTTTAAGTATCTGTGGCAGGCTTCTATGTCAAAGAAACAGGTTGCTCTGGTTCTTGTCCATTTTCCTAGCTTGTTACGGTAAGGAATTTCCGATGATTCCCACGTCTGTGGGTCATCTGAACTGTCCTTAGGAGGGCAGGAGCTTTCTGAAGTAAAATCTCTCGTCACTTCTTGCTTTGCTAAAAATGGCTTAGATGGAGCTACATCTTCTGGGTGATCCATATTTTTCGCTTGCTTTTCAGCAGGTTTAtctgcaggaggaggaggcagcaccTTTTCTGGCTTTTCAGGGAGGACCTCTGGTTCTGTCTGATTTGGGGTGTCAGCAGAAGGCAAAGGAACTTTCACTTGTGGTCGTGGTGGCACGGGTGGTTTGAAAGTGGATCCTTGGGTGGGTTTTGACACTTGCGTTGGGTCTGTTATCTCAGAAGCTTTTAGGGCCAAGGGTTTATTTCCCTCTTTACATGGaggttttggtggtggtgggtgacTTCCTACAATTAATTTACGGTTTAAGACTGGTGATATTGTTCCAAGGGGTTTAACGGAAAGTGTTGTTGGAGTACGTTTGGGGCTGTGACTTACTGATGGAGCCTCATCTTTGAACTCATTTTGTGCTCTGACATCACTTGCCAGGTCTTCAAATTCAGAATCCAAATCTCTATTTTCAGCATCTACTGCCAGCCCAGTGGTTTCCTCTTCATAATTTGGTTGGCATGAGCTTGACAGAAAGTTTTCTTCCAACTGCCCAAAAGTATCTTGCAGCGCCGCACCTTGACTGCTCTGGCCGACAGGCCTCTCGTAATACACCAGCACTCGGTCCCCCGCCTGCTTGATCAGCTTCAGCACTTGCAGGGTAGATGTGATTTTCACACCTGGtgtaagattttaaaagagaaaacatgtaaATTACTGCAGTGAAAATCACTTAAGTTTGCTGGATGTAACTGCCATTAGTTATTatggaaaagcaaaacagaaatgtgGTGAATGATCAAGTTCAGAGACCCGATGCTTGAAGTAAACTTAGCAAAATATTGTTGTTATGAATAGCGGACTCTTTTACATACTCTTTATTAGCCCTACCCATCAAACTAATCTTTTTATCAGGAccagaaagaacaaggaaagcaTAAATTGCTTTAAACAAGTTGGTTATTATCCACATTGATAATATCagcttaaattttcattttattatgttctaATAGGTGGCTACATTAACACAGTTTGAAAttcaaaaggtagaaaaaaatgtagagtGAAAAATCTCCCTTCCACCTGTATTTCCCAACCACTCTGTCTCTTCCCTGAGGCAATCAGAGCTAGCAGCTTCATGGTGGAGTCTTCTAGAGATGCTCTAGGTGTTATCTTTAAAGGCTCTAAAGATGTTTAGATGTTTGtttcctgccctccccccgcccttccCCCAGTGGTACTTACCCAAGCTAGCCCTTTCTGTAGGACTTAGAAAAAGGTGAGAAGGGGTCTATGTTTTCCAAAGGTCTTAGGGCCACCCTAAATAAATCAGAGTAACGTCAGCCCCATCTAACAACCTGACTTCAGTGTTCCTCAACCtatatccccccccccacctcagttGCCCAGGCAAGATCATGCTTTAGACCCAATTATCACTTGGAATTTTCCACATCAAAGGTCCTTCACTTGCAATTAATCTCTGCTCACAACCTCCTATTTCGCACCTCCTCGTTACAATGCTCTCTGTTACTGAATCTGTTCTGAGGTGATGTCCAGGCCCAATCATTCCTCTTTTGCTGTCCTGTCCAACTGGTCTCCTGACACCACTTGCTTTTCTCCCCAGCCTTAGTCTCAAGATTTCACTGATGTTCTCATCAAGATTTGGGATTCTTTTGCCCTggtcctttcctcttctgcctaCCTGGCTTTCCGACCCCAGCTTGCCAGCCCCCCCTTCCTTGGGCCCACCACCTTCAAACCCTGAATCCCACCCTCCCTACTGTCTTTTATTCTGCAGGGGATCTCTCCTTATTTGCTGGAGATCAACAAGCAGCTGCCTTTTCTCCTAGCCAGTCATTTTTACTATGAATCTATCTCTGAGGATGAAGTAGCCCTTTACTTGTACTTTGGATCCTATTCCCCATCTTCCTCAGGGCTTTGCTCCATCAGCTATCCTGGCTCATATctttattcccttccttcttctcctttaaaACCTTCTTCTTGGTTTTTCACATCACTGTGCTAATTTGGTTCTGAccacctctgctttctttttctccatccatATCTACCCCTTGTACCAAATGTCCCCATGGTTTTATATGTCCTAGTTCTCTAGATCACAACCACCTCAGTGGTTGCAACTGTCAACATTTTCTTTGGTTGGTCTCCCCTCTTCTTCATCCTTTTCCTACATCCGATTACTTCCGGAGATCAGCACCTAGATGCTTCCTCGAAGTAACAAATTCAGCTTAGTTAAAATTCCTTCTCTGATCTTCTCATTCTCCTATCCTCAGTATGTGAATCAACTTGCCACTCTCCCAATTAACCCAATCCGGACCCCAGAGACAGCTGACCCCCTAGATCCCAGGAGCTCTTAGTTCTGTCAGAGTTCTAGTCCTTTGCCTCCCCTGTTCAGATACACCTGATCACTGGCTTAGTCTCCTTGCTGTGACCCCTCAGACTGTCCCTGTTTTCATACTGCTCCCCAATTTCCCCAAAGCTTTGGCTCAGAAACCTTTTGTGTACAAACTCATCTTACTGGAATCCAGAGTTTCTAATGTGGCTCTCTCCATGATTCATCGAGGCTGCTCTTTTTCTCTAGTTCCACAAAACTGTAGTCtgacatatatacaatgaaaagtAAGTCCCTCTACTGAGCTGTAGGAGAACTTCAACTTAATCTAAACTTGTTCTTTGTGACTTAACATCTGGCCTCATCTCTTCCCCAACCACCAGGAGCTTTGTGGAGACAACCACTGCTCCTCTCAGAGCTAGTTGGCCAAATCTgggttccttttcttttgcaattttacaaatatatacaaaaatagaggaaatagaagaaaagtgAACTCCATCATTGAGCTTCAAATATAATAAGCACTATATGCTGATCTTATTTCAATTACCACCAATCCCATtactaaatattcaaaatattatatacTGGTACAAATAAGTTACAGGTATAGAAAATATTATACCTGCTCCTTATCTCagtaaatactttgtttttataaattatagctATAAAGGGGTGACCTTTAGTTTTTCCACTCTGTACACAtttatattgctttctttttgagaatagatatttattttggagaatattTACTACATGTgtaactaaaaacaaacaaacaaaaaaaccttttataaaaggtcataaaaaagaaaatttataggtAAAACCAGAACAAAGGGATAAGTggatataaagaatttatactgAATTCTAGTTTTTAGCTGAGGGGGAATAATTGCTGTGTTTATTTGAAACAACTATGTAACAGTGGGTGTCTGTTTTATGGCTCTGCCATCCTCAGTGCCTATGAAGAGCAGCAGCATCTGGGGGCTTCTGAGAAATGCAAAATCTTGGGTCCCTGTCCAGGTCTGCTGAAGCAGAATCCCTATTTTAACACCAAGCCTGGATGACTAGAATACAGTCAGAAGGTTTGAGAATCACTATTTATGACCCACCAGGGTCATAAATAGGGGACTATTTATGACCCACCAGGGTCATAAATAGGGGACACATTCTTCCAGGGCAATAGTGATACGGGCTGTACTCTAGTCATATTTCCATGTGAAATATGGACTTAGTTGAGTTTCCAGGTGTGCAACtaaatgtcattattttactGTCATGATGGTTTTGAATCAAAGGTTCAACATGTAACAAAGGCAAACTCCCTGCTTTAAGAACTGATCCACCTTCTTTATTATCTTAGCTGTGAAAGAATATACCATATTGTTTTTGGAAGCTCGGCTGTGACCAACCATATGTTTAAGAAATCTCTTGACAAGCCTagaatggggggtgggagggcgggCCAGGTACTACAAAGGTCTGAAAGGTTtggtcttttttcccattggtgTGTACAGGGAATCCTACTGCTTATTCATAAACATCCAAGCAAATAACCTGCCTATCAACAGAATTTATGTAATCTATCCAGCTGATAGGAAGGCATGCAGGGGACACATTCTTCCAGGGCAATAGTGATACGGGCTGTACTCTAGTGACTGCATGTTACCAAATGGCTGGTTGATCAGGGACAACACAGAGCCATCAGTACGGGGCCACAGGACAGTTCAAGTGTGCCCTCTTGGACAAGGAATATTAGTCTCCCTCCTGTTCATTATCTAGTCCTAAGTGATGGGGGTCATAGTACTAATACGGTCAATTTTGGGCCCAGAGTGGTAAGGTGGTTATACAGAAGGAACTGTTGACCATATCCATATTCACCAAACACTAGAGGAGTAGAAGGtgggatgaaaaggaaaataagagaagttTACAGAAGAGTGTATAAAGATGAAGTATTTTACAGATTTATACCTAAGGACTAAAAATGGCATATGTGTTTTAAATTAAGACTcccttcagatttttatttttaataaagttattcTCTTTCCATTATAAAAGTAACATGTGCTCATAGAAAGAATGAAGACAGGGAAAATTCCCACATTTGCTCGCTGATTTCTCTGTAAGTGTGAAGTGTGTTGCACAATTACCTCCAATAGCAATCAGTCGGTCTCCCCGCTGAAGATCTGCAAGTGCAGCAGGCGAGTTTGGGGCCACCGTCTCAATTATGACATGCCCAGCATACCCGTCAGTTGACTGGACAAGACGAAGTGTAAGTCCGACACTCTGTAAATTCCCCTTTATTAATTCAACctttgataaagagaaaaaaatgaaaacagtcaaTGGGTTCATGGTAGGTGAGTGAGAAAAGAGCTCACTGAGAACAACTGTAGCTGATGCTGACTTTTGTGCCATGATGACTgtttttcagacaaataaaagagGGGGAGATTTTCACTGTGACAATATAAGTTAACATATGCTCAGACTACAAATTGGGGTTCAGAAACATTAAATACTTTCTTATCTTCAGTGTGTCTTATTTAAGATCCATTCTCACTGTagaatatttggaaatagagaggtaaaatgaaaagaaaacactcCTAATCATATCATCCAGAACTGCTGTATATTATACCtcctaatatatgtattttaacacAAAATTAAGATCTCATTGTGAATATAATTCTGAGTCTtgcttttttgaaatataatgggaaatatcttcttttttatgatgtattattaaattatcttttggGAGCAAAGTAAAAGagtttgcatttgttttattaacaGGTATCTTATTGAGCTATCCTTCTCTAACTCATCaagatcattttgttttctaaacaaaTATCACCTAATTTATCAAAATATGTGTCCCAGATTCACATCGTCTGTGAACTAAAAAGACAACACATGTTAGGTCCTCATTGaaattactgatttaaaaaaacgGATTAAATGCTACATTCTTCTTGATGAGAAGAATTCAATCTGTGTTTATTGAGTTAAACAAATTACAAATCAGTCTAATTGTATTATCATTCAGCCCATGTTTCTTACTTCTGGTCTTTAAGAGATCTCATGAGGGACTCCTTCAAATAACTTGCTAATATCCTAATATATCACTGTCTGTATTGCTTTAATAAATAAACCCTACTTTTAAAAGCCAGAAATTTTTATTCTCCTACCTAATGGTGTTGGCCAGTAAAAGAGACCtaactagaaattattttttaatatggatgTTACTAGATTTTGTAAAGTTGCTTTTAGATTAAGGAAAATCTTAATCACATTATACTCAAGAAATGGGAAATGTAGTCAAGTTTTTGATTATCTAAATGtttacaaacaaaaaacccttctaAAAAACATACGTATTTAAACCTCTAAAAAATCTCTGTCCAGTCTTGCCTTATGATATAGTAAATAATCACTGTATAATGTTAATAGtggttttcactttaaaaaagcCCTTAAGAATACATTCTTTCAAATccacaaacataaatatattcttaacatACAGAATGCCAAATCTAAAACTTACAACgtaacattttttaatatgagaaaGTTAACAGTACCAGACGggcaaaaaaggaaactgaatgaaTCTGAGaactgtaaatttaaaaaaactaacacttggaatatattttttgtgATTTACTCCTTGTTCTTAACATGGAATAGAAGTTGGGTGGATAAGGTTGAGAAGGGAATTGAGGCTCGTACAGGTTTTATGtaaatgacttattttattttctatataccAATCATACTATtccctttgcttttcttatttcaaatgaTTCTTGAAGTAAACATTCCAGATAGAAAAGGCTAAGGGTTTTCAGGAGGAACAGTAGTAAGGGTAGATAATACATTACTGCCTGCCCCCTTTTTTACTACTGATTAATACTAAATGCTACTGATTTCATAACTTACACAGGGAACCAAACAAGACACCATTTCTTTTGCctcttgttaaaattattttgtttccttctaaaCTCACAGTGCTGACCTAATTTTGGGATTATAGGTACAGTGGTCTctgaaacagaaatttaaaaatttaagttctgACAGCAAAAGTTTTAAGAGTATAAAAACACTTCATAATTAAAAACCtgagaaaacacttaaaaatgagtatcacatggggtgcctgggtggctttgctggttaagtgcctgcctttggctcaggtcgtgatcccagggtcccgggatcgagccccatgtcaggctccttgctaagtgggagcctgcttctccctcttctccccgcttgtgctctctcttgctacctctgttactatctctttctctcaaataaataaatctttaaaaaaaaatgagtatcacACAAAACCTTTTTAATGTCAAATTTATGATAAAGTTTACAAGACTATCCAAATGATACCATGACTTCTGGAACAAAACTGGTATCTCCATTGGgatgaactatttttaaataagaatagccaaaaataaaaaattcccctCCATACACAggtatctgtattttaaaattatatatatgactACTGGATATACCATGCAACACTAAAACATATGCCAAAATACAATTCTTTAAATGATGAggtgaaaataaaaatcccaaatattttttatatatctgCATGTGGCATGTACCCCCTGCCCCCGAAATAAGGGACACCTCATTACCTGAGAagttttggttttgaattttattatagaaaatttaaaatgtatacaaaaacaGAGAAGAGGTAAAATGAACCCTGTGGTAGGTTATAAAATATGGTCACAAATTACTGTCCTCATCGTATGCACGGCCCTCTGCAATGGTTCCCTTACGCAACCTACCAGTAGAGGGTTAGCTTGTTGCTCCACCCACTCTCAGCAATCCatataaccagaaaaaaataaggaaagacaaGATGTTCTGAACATTATCACTCCTGATATATGTGACATTGAAAAGAACGTGAGGGGcgctttgggtggctcagtgggttaaagcctctgtcttcggctcaggttatattccagggtcctgggatccagccccgcatctagctctctgcttggcagggagcctgcttcccttcctctctctctgcctgcctctctgcctacttgtgatctctgtctgtcaaataaataacatattaaaaaaaaaaaaaaagaacgtgatGCCTAGTAATGACAAATAcacattcaagtgcacatggtAAGTTCACCAGGATGTGCTAGGTCATGAAGTAAgtgtcaataaatttaaaagactgaaattcaAGATATGTTTTCTGAATGGAATTAATTAGAAATCAACTAACAATAACTAGGAAAATCccaaatatttacaaagtaaAACAGTGTGTTCCTATATAATTCATGGCCaaagaaggaataagaaaaattaaaaaacattctgaatggaatgatgaaaacacaaattattaaaatctgtaGGATATAACTAAAGCTGTGTTTACTACTTTCAGTGCTTATGCTAGTGGCAAAAAATCCAAAATTGGTCATCTTAAGTC
Proteins encoded in this region:
- the PDZD8 gene encoding PDZ domain-containing protein 8, which translates into the protein MGLLLMILASAVLGSFLTLLTQFLLLYRKQPEPPPDEAARAGDGFRYIKPVPGLALREYLYGGGGAEEPSGGPPEGGATPAPALETPAPPTRETCYFLNATILFLFRELRDTALARRWVTKKIKVEFEELLQTKTAGRLLEGLSLRDVFLGETVPFIKTIRLLRPVVPSASGESDGPEGETLPATSPEELAFEAEVEYNGGFHLAIDVDLVFGKSAYLFVKLSRVVGRLRFVLTRVPFTHWFFSFVEDPLIDFEVRSQFEGRPMPQLTSIIVNQLKKIIKRKHTLPSYKIRFKPFFPFQTSPGFEEDEEEQIHIQQWALTEGRLKVTLLECSRLLIFGSYDREANIHCTLELSSGVWEEKQRSSIKTVELIKGNLQSVGLTLRLVQSTDGYAGHVIIETVAPNSPAALADLQRGDRLIAIGGVKITSTLQVLKLIKQAGDRVLVYYERPVGQSSQGAALQDTFGQLEENFLSSSCQPNYEEETTGLAVDAENRDLDSEFEDLASDVRAQNEFKDEAPSVSHSPKRTPTTLSVKPLGTISPVLNRKLIVGSHPPPPKPPCKEGNKPLALKASEITDPTQVSKPTQGSTFKPPVPPRPQVKVPLPSADTPNQTEPEVLPEKPEKVLPPPPADKPAEKQAKNMDHPEDVAPSKPFLAKQEVTRDFTSESSCPPKDSSDDPQTWESSEIPYRNKLGKWTRTRATCFFDIEACHRYLNIALWCRDPFKLGGLICLGHVSLKLEEVALGCLATSNMEYFSKFRLEAPSPKAMVTRTALRNLSMQKGFNDKFCFGDITIHFKYLKEGEPDHPIVTNSEKEKELHLVEEVSALPKEEQLVGQMGLTENKHSFQDTQFQNPTWCDYCKKKVWTKAASQCMFCAYVCHKKCQEKCLAETPLCGATDRRIDRTLKNLRLEGQETFLGLPPRIDAEASKSVNKTTGLTRHIINTSSRLLNLRQVSKTRLSEPGTDLVEPSPKHTPNTSDNEGSDTEVCGPNSPSKRGNNTGIKLVRKEGGLDDSVFIAVKEIGRDLYRGLPTEERIQKLEFMLDKLQNEIDQELEHNNSLVREEKEATESRKKSLLSAALSKSGERLQALTLLMIHYRAGIEDLESLESLSLDQHSKKISKYTDDTEEDLDNEITQLIDSQPFSSISEDLFGPSESV